One segment of Panicum virgatum strain AP13 chromosome 1K, P.virgatum_v5, whole genome shotgun sequence DNA contains the following:
- the LOC120640851 gene encoding 3-ketoacyl-CoA synthase 5-like, which translates to MGSSAQLKRLKPLYQLVVNNILAIVAVPLAAAVVLKAAELGPAEILARLRALRPAHMFLAAFLPAAVAVLYLWLRPRAVYLVDYACFRTNPNCRVPFATFLEHSRVWPGFDERSVRFMTRLLERSGLGEETCLPYAQHYIPPSRDLESSRAEAELVIFSAIDDLLAKTGMSPQDIDILVVNCSLFAPTPSFTDMIMRRYKLREDVRNVHLAGMGCSAGLISVELARNLLQVAPRGAHALVVSTETITPNYYMGQERAMLLPNCLFRMGGAAALLSTSGANARFRLARVVRTLRGAADSAYRCVYQEEDERGNVGINLSKDLMNIAGDALRANITAMGPLVLPASEQLLFALSFMARKVLNKRIRPYIPDFRTAFEHFCIHAGGRAVIDELQRSLTLSDEQVEASRMTLHRFGNTSSSSLWYELAYIEAKGRMRRGDRVWMIGFGSGFKCNSAAWECIRPASNADGPWANCIHRYPVHIPDVLKH; encoded by the coding sequence ATGGGCTCCTCGGCGCAGCTCAAGCGGCTCAAGCCCCTGTACCAGCTGGTGGTGAACAACATCCTCGCCATCGTCGcggtgccgctcgccgccgcggtggtcCTCAAGGCGGCGGAGCTGGGCCCCGCGGAGATCCTGGCGCGGCTGCGCGCGCTCCGGCCCGCGCACATGTTCCTGGCCGCGTTCCTGCCGGCGGCGGTCGCGGTGCTGTACCTCTGGCTCCGGCCGCGCGCGGTGTACTTGGTGGACTACGCGTGCTTCCGCACCAACCCCAACTGCCGCGTCCCGTTCGCGACGTTCCTGGAGCACTCCCGCGTGTGGCCCGGCTTCGACGAGCGCAGCGTCCGGTTCATGACGCGGCTGCTGGAGCGCTCGGGGCTCGGGGAGGAGACCTGCCTGCCGTACGCGCAGCACTACATCCCGCCGTCGCGGGACCTCGAGTCCTCCCGCGCCGAGGCCGAGCTCGTCATCTTCTCCGCCATCGACGACCTGCTCGCCAAGACCGGGATGTCGCCGCAGGACATCGACATCCTGGTCGTCAACTGCAGCCTCTTCGCGCCGACGCCGTCCTTCACCGACATGATCATGCGCCGGTACAAGCTCCGCGAGGACGTGCGCAACGTGCACCTCGCCGGGATGGGGTGCAGCGCGGGGCTCATCTCCGTGGAGCTCGCCCGGAACCTGCTGCAGGTGGCTCCCCGCGGCGCGCACGCGCTGGTGGTGTCGACGGAGACCATCACCCCCAACTACTACATGGGGCAGGAGCGCGCGATGCTGCTCCCCAACTGCCTGTTCCGaatgggcggcgcggcggcgctgctgtccACCAGCGGCGCCAACGCGCGGTTCCGGCTGGCGCGCGTGGTGCGCACGCTCCGCGGCGCCGCGGACAGCGCGTATCGGTGCGTGTAccaggaggaggacgagcgGGGCAACGTCGGGATCAACCTGTCCAAGGACCTGATGaacatcgccggcgacgcgctgAGGGCGAACATCACGGCGATGGGGCCGCTGGTGCTGCCGGCGTCGGAGCAGCTGCTGTTCGCGCTGTCCTTCATGGCGCGCAAGGTGCTCAACAAGCGGATCAGGCCCTACATCCCGGACTTCCGGACGGCGTTCGAGCACTTCTGCATCCACGCCGGCGGGCGCGCCGTGATCGACGAGCTGCAGCGCAGCCTGACGCTGTCGGACGAGCAGGTGGAGGCGTCGCGGATGACGCTGCACCGGTTCGGCAACACCTCCAGCAGCTCGCTCTGGTACGAGCTCGCCTACATCGAGGCCAAGGGCCGCATGCGCCGCGGCGACCGCGTCTGGATGATCGGTTTCGGCTCCGGGTTCAAGTGCAACAGCGCAGCCTGGGAGTGCATCCGCCCCGCCTCCAACGCCGACGGGCCCTGGGCCAACTGCATCCACCGGTACCCCGTCCACATCCCCGACGTGCTCAAGCACTGa
- the LOC120657671 gene encoding uncharacterized protein LOC120657671 has protein sequence ALQLQARRPAGKVKPLLANACLLPLIAHPCTHVIHNNRREEGGGIEDEQVAAVPVRLYLLSDDLYRRAYPLHRIDASSLFFPTDERPPRAEAGAEDARLPQPCISFTPPRAPNRGILKLSFFTLFGRGGKKSLIAGADEEGSTVLYDLDKRTVTNHIRINEPKDLVIDPVSLALGDALYVMDTIPRPQSRCGFEALAYDAEDEEGRAQDWCWRCLQPPPYVLEPDYKPTPISSYTVVGGTNIWISTPGIGTYSFDTVGGRWSRAGKWVLPFCGRATYFPEYSSWLGFSPQSRGRLRCASDLSTASRSNKPSGRLLCASDLSTASKSNKPSSVLLLQEEEMQLLQQELELEGPGRTYVTDSYLVHLGSAKFCAAKFFQHEYYKRGEQIRTLPSSPELSWTRTAGHCG, from the coding sequence GCTCTCCAACTCCAAGCTAGGCGGCCGGCCGGCAAGGTAAAACCTTTACTCGCCAACGCTTGTCTACTGCCACTGATTGCTCATCCATGCACACATGTCATCCACAATAATAGGAGGGAGGAAGGTGGTGGGATCGAAGATGAGCAGGTGGCGGCGGTACCTGTACGGCTGTACCTGCTGAGCGATGATTTGTATCGGCGAGCCTACCCTCTCCACCGCATCGACGCGTCCAGCCTCTTCTTCCCAACAGATGAGAGGCCGCCTAGGGCGGAGGCGGGGGCTGAGGATGCTCGGCTGCCCCAGCCGTGCATCTCTTTCACCCCTCCACGCGCCCCCAACCGTGGCATCTTGAAGCTCAGCTTCTTCACGCTGTTTGGCCGCGGCGGGAAGAAGAGTCtcatcgccggcgccgacgaggagGGCTCCACCGTCCTGTACGACCTCGACAAGCGGACCGTCACCAACCACATCCGCATCAACGAGCCCAAGGACCTGGTGATCGACCCCGTCTCACTCGCCCTGGGTGACGCCCTCTATGTCATGGATACGATCCCACGCCCGCAGAGCCGCTGCGGCTTCGAAGCCCTCGCCTACGACGCCGAGGACGAAGAGGGGCGCGCGCAAGACTGGTGCTGGCGCTGTCTCCAGCCGCCGCCATACGTCCTGGAGCCTGACTACAAGCCCACCCCAATCAGCTCCTACACGGTGGTCGGCGGCACCAACATCTGGATATCAACGCCGGGGATCGGCACCTACTCCTTCGACACGGTGGGCGGCAGGTGGTCCAGGGCCGGCAAGTGGGTGCTGCCCTTCTGTGGCCGTGCCACCTACTTCCCGGAGTACAGTTCGTGGCTTGGCTTCTCGCCCCAGAGCAGGGGCCGCCTGCGCTGTGCCTCCGACCTCAGCACCGCTTCCAGGTCCAACAAGCCCAGCGGCCGCCTGCTCTGCGCCTCCGACCTCAGCACCGCCTCCAAGTCCAACAAGCCCAGCAGCGTTCTACTCCTGCAGGAGGAGGAGatgcagctgctgcagcaggaGCTTGAGCTGGAGGGTCCAGGCCGCACCTACGTGACTGACTCGTACCTTGTGCACCTGGGCTCCGCCAAATTCTGCGCCGCCAAATTCTTTCAGCATGAATACTATAAGCGAGGAGAGCAGATCCGAACTTTGCCGTCCTCACCGGAGTTGTCATGGACCCGGACAGCAGGGCATTGCGGATGA
- the LOC120640859 gene encoding U-box domain-containing protein 11-like, which yields MATAEAAAAAEILREIAAVGTADLAAAAEPLRADCLRLARKVSLLSHLVAEVAEAGEGDAAAAAWVRELVRALEAARRFVALGRTPPAAAGASDKDAICNNTAIQIKYVTWQLQAALANLPHSCFQISDEVQEEVDLVRAQLRREMEKKGALDGTVFTKVHDILAQIDNAGPQSQQPHQQPEQLQMEKFSKDHLELQNAVLLVSEISGLSKSDMTKITSELIEGLENAGTPDSPKLANNDIQSSDEMKNSSEEVKKPDSIAIPEDFRCPISLELMRDPVIVSTGQTYEWAFIQRWIDCGNRTCPKTQQKLQNLTLTPNYVLRSLIMQWCEEKGIEPPSRSKCDGSSHEVGGNRLAIEALVRNLSSSSLDERKSAAAEIRSLAKKSTDNRILLAASSAIPALVKLLSSKDQKTQEHAVTALLNLSIYDQNKELIVVAGAIVPIIQVLRTGSMEARENAAAAIFSLSLIDDNKIMIGSTPGAIEALVELLHSGSSRGKKDAATALFNLCIYQANKVRAVRAGILVPLMRMLQDSSRSGAIDEALTILSVLVSHHECKIAISKAHAIPFLIDLLRSGQARNKENAASILLALCKKDAENLACIGRLGAQIPLTELARTGTDRAKRKATSLLEHLSKLQVL from the exons atggcgacggcggaggcggcggcggcggcggagatctTGCGGGAGATCGCGGCGGTGGGCACCGCcgacctggccgccgccgccgagccgctgcGCGCGGactgcctccgcctcgcgcgGAAGGTGTCCCTGCTGTCGCACCTCGTCGCCGAGGTCGCCGAGGCGGGGGAGggcgacgccgcggccgcggcctggGTGCGCGAGCTGGTGAGGGCGCTCGAGGCCGCCAGGAGGTTCGTCGCGCTGGGGcgaacgccgccggccgctgcgggGGCATCAGATAAG GATGCCATCTGCAACAATACTGCTATCCAGATCAAGTATGTGACCTGGCAGTTGCAAGCTGCTCTAGCCAACCTTCCACATAGCTGTTTTCAGATATCAGATGAAGTTCAAGAAGAG GTCGACTTAGTGCGAGCTCAGCTTAGAAGAGAAATGGAAAAGAAGGGAGCCCTTGATGGAACCGTGTTTACAAAAGTTCATGATATATTAGCTCAAATTGACAATGCTGGACCACAATCTCAACAACCCCATCAACAACCAGAGCAATTGCAGATGGAGAAATTTAGTAAAGATCATCTGGAGTTGCAAAATGCTGTTTTACTAGTTTCAGAAATAAGTGGGTTATCCAAATCTGACATGACGAAAATAACATCCGAGCTAATTGAAGGACTTGAAAATGCTGGAACTCCTGATTCTCCCAAACTTGCCAATAATGATATCCAATCAAGTGATGAAATGAAAAACTCATCTGAGGAAGTTAAGAAGCCTGACTCTATAGCTATTCCTGAGGATTTCCGTTGCCCGATATCTCTCGAGTTGATGAGAGATCCGGTAATTGTTTCAACAGGACAG ACCTATGAGTGGGCTTTCATCCAGAGGTGGATTGACTGTGGAAACCGGACCTGCCCAAAAACTCAACAGAAGCTCCAGAATCTTACATTGACCCCAAACTATGTGCTAAGAAGTTTAATAATGCAGTGGTGTGAGGAAAAGGGGATCGAACCACCTAGTAGATCTAAATGTGATGGTTCTTCTCATGAGGTCGGTGGGAACAGATTAGCAATTGAAGCATTGGTTCGCAATCTCTCTAGCAGCTCATTAGATGAACGaaaatctgctgctgctgaaataAGATCTTTGGCCAAGAAAAGTACAGACAATCGCATACTTCTAGCGGCGTCTAGTGCTATCCCGGCTCTAGTGAAACTTCTGTCGTCGAAGGACCAGAAAACCCAAGAACATGCAGTTACAGCTCTTCTGAATCTCTCCATAtatgatcagaacaaggaacTGATAGTGGTTGCTGGTGCCATTGTCCCAATCATACAAGTGTTGAGGACAGGTAGCATGGAAGCAAGAGAAAATGCAGCTGCAGCTATTTTCAGCCTGTCACTAATCGATGATAACAAGATAATGATAGGAAGCACTCCAGGGGCAATTGAAGCATTGGTTGAGTTGTTGCACAGTGGTAGCTCAAGGGGTAAAAAGGATGCAGCAACGGCATTGTTCAATCTATGCATATACCAAGCTAATAAGGTCAGGGCAGTTCGAGCAGGGATCCTGGTGCCACTTATGCGGATGCTACAGGATTCATCCAGAAGTGGCGCCATCGATGAAGCGCTGACCATTCTGTCAGTTCTTGTGAGTCATCATGAGTGTAAAATTGCTATATCTAAGGCACACGCAATACCCTTTTTGATAGATTTGCTTAGGTCGGGCCAGGCCCGTAACAAGGAGAATGCTGCTTCTATTTTACTTGCACTTTGCAAGAAAGATGCTGAGAATCTCGCCTGTATAGGGAGGCTTGGTGCTCAGATACCACTAACTGAGCTGGCAAGGACCGGCACAGACCGAGCTAAGCGCAAGGCAACCTCACTCCTGGAGCATCTCAGTAAGTTACAGGTGCTCTAG